One window from the genome of Paramisgurnus dabryanus chromosome 24, PD_genome_1.1, whole genome shotgun sequence encodes:
- the LOC135741237 gene encoding uncharacterized protein, protein MNEHQQCVKDLNHKQHKIHHRSSVLQNKLRRMSERRENNVRESQESQEGMRSNSQTFPNQIVEAFHNGTTRMRSWFCGKEDEYLKEELIRSTQSLHHYIHKYFNITNRLSAILNTQMNQNILPAVSANKSESIEQNCVRVRQVMSQILGLCEREDKRVQKSVEPALYEKIAFSVGSLEEKATVLKDLQDEKMGVLGNVFCPVVTVQLARSNLTNVMPPVELLKSQPVSSFILLGDLEQSSKTITKLLCGSQNHQKNLDEAIQLMQDLLSILKPPCDSYNDILCEVEAYVKIISKKM, encoded by the exons ATGAATGAACATCAGCAGTGTGTTAAAGACCTGAATCACAAACAGCacaaaatacaccacagatcttCAGTTCTTCAAAACAAACTCAG GAGAATGTCTGAAAGAAGAGAGAACAATGTCCGTGAAAGTCAAGAGTCTCAAGAAGGGATGAGAAGCAACTCCCAAACCTTTCCCAACCAAATTGTTGAGGCTTTCCACAATG GAACCACCAGAATGCGGTCTTGGTTCTGTGGCAAAGAAGATGAATATTTGAAAGAAGAACTGATAAGATCTACGCAATCCCTTCACCACTACATACACAAATACTTTAACATCACTAACAGACTGTCGGCGATCCTCAATACTCAGATGAATCAAAACATCTTACCTGCAGTCTCAGCGAATAAAAGTGAAAGTATTGAGCAGAACTGTGTCCGGGTTAGACAGGTTATGAGCCAAATCCTTGGCCTATGTGAAAGGGAGGACAAACGTGTTCAGAAGAGCGTTGAACCTGCACTTTATGAAAAGATCGCCTTCTCTGTTGGGTCACTGGAAGAAAAGGCTACAGTGTTAAAGGACCTGCAAGATGAAAAAATGGGTGTCTTGGGGAATGTCTTCTGTCCTGTAGTCACTGTTCAGCTGGCCAGAAGTAATCTGACAAATGTAATGCCTCCAGTGGAACTGCTTAAATCTCAGCCCGTTTCATCATTCATCCTGCTGGGAGATCTCGAGCAGAGCAGTAAAACAATCACTAAGCTTCTGTGTGGATCGCAAAACCATCAAAAGAACCTTGACGAAGCCATACAGTTAATGCAAGATCTCCTTTCTATTCTGAAGCCGCCCTGTGACTCCTACAATGATATTCTTTGTGAAGTGGAAGCCTATGTGAAGATCATATCCAAGAAGATGTAG
- the LOC135741100 gene encoding uncharacterized protein encodes MKIIQLLIYLFVLCQAAETLNHLTDLGQNVTINCDLDEGEIYWLLLKTPDPPVMILRTLPTTFFLFNTTFRHKYSLQSKNHLFINNITIDELGVYYCMKKGTPPKFSSGTRLHVNEDSSVQIEVDDIHQNHTVVKYIEPNQTQWMIFILISFLLNALLVIVIIACVCYYCRENTKPQDKRLQQSQFVSPDQLQESKSFTLYTAVSFSSS; translated from the exons ATCTGTTCGTATTGTGTCAAGCTGCAGAGACTTTGAATCATCTAACAGATTTGGGACAGAATGTGACTATAAACTGTGATCTGGATGAAGGAGAGATTTATTGGTTATTACTGAAAACACCAGATCCTCCTGTGATGATATTACGCACTTTGCCAACAACATTTTTTCTTTTCAACACAACATTCAGACACAAATATTCACTTCAATCTAAAAATCATCTGTTTATAAATAACATCACTATTGATGAATTAGGAGTTTATTATTGTATGAAGAAAGGTACACCTCCAAAATTCAGCAGTGGCACCCGACTACATGTAAATG AGGACTCATCAGTTCAGATTGAAGTTGATGATATTCATCAGAATCATACAGTAGTCAAATATATTGAACCGAATCAAACACAATGGATGATTTTTATTCTCATATCTTTTCTATTAAATGCTCTTCTGGTCATTGTGATCATTG CTTGTGTGTGTTATTACTGTAGAGAAAACACAAAACCTCAAGATAAAAGATTACAACAGAGTCAGTTTGTGTCTCCAGATCAACTTCAAGAGTCAAAGAGCTTTACACtg TACACTGCTGTGAGCTTTTCCTCATCATGA